In Lacibacter sp. H375, one DNA window encodes the following:
- a CDS encoding SDR family oxidoreductase translates to MESVKNKNVLIVGATGGIGSRVAKLLAGSGANLFLAGRNIEKLAALAQELNPPSSKTLALDISKPSEVAVLKEQFFANYPTIDVLVNAAGLGIIKSSDTLTEEEFMQTIHTNLYAPFLLVKAFLPHMKETKKGLIINIPGILGKVPMLGAAAYSASKYGLNGMMQSIREEVKRTEIRITNLFLGGVDTPFWDTIDLRVQRDKMVMAEEAAKAIWFLCQQPTSAVVSEMVVQPFNHQAI, encoded by the coding sequence ATGGAATCGGTAAAAAATAAAAACGTATTGATCGTTGGTGCAACAGGCGGTATTGGCAGCAGAGTGGCAAAATTATTGGCAGGCAGCGGAGCCAATTTATTTCTGGCAGGTCGTAACATCGAAAAACTGGCAGCGTTGGCACAGGAGTTAAATCCTCCTTCATCCAAAACATTGGCGCTCGACATCAGTAAACCATCTGAAGTTGCAGTGTTGAAAGAACAGTTCTTTGCAAACTACCCGACCATTGATGTATTGGTAAATGCAGCAGGGCTGGGTATTATCAAATCATCTGATACATTAACCGAAGAAGAGTTCATGCAGACGATTCATACAAACTTGTATGCACCTTTCCTATTGGTGAAAGCATTTCTACCTCACATGAAAGAAACAAAGAAAGGATTGATCATTAATATCCCCGGTATTCTTGGTAAAGTACCCATGTTGGGTGCAGCTGCTTACAGTGCATCGAAGTATGGACTGAACGGCATGATGCAAAGCATTCGTGAAGAAGTGAAGCGTACTGAAATACGTATTACCAATTTATTTCTTGGTGGCGTTGATACGCCATTCTGGGATACTATTGATCTGCGTGTACAACGTGATAAAATGGTGATGGCCGAAGAAGCAGCAAAAGCCATTTGGTTTTTATGCCAGCAACCAACCAGTGCAGTGGTAAGTGAAATGGTGGTGCAACCATTCAATCATCAGGCAATATAA
- a CDS encoding type IX secretion system plug protein: protein MQQIKRLFAFLVLGLFFSNTVMAQEADKIYKSNIRSVKFHVKGDQLSYPIIRLNSGDQLELHFDDMDADVKYYSYTFTLCNADWTQAMLSQFDYMKGFSNVRINTYRNSSLVLTRYTHYTANLPDRNTTPTRSGNYVLKVFTNGDTSQLAFTKRFLVIDPKVTAGASVVQPFNSTVFKTHQKTQFSVNVQNIKPTNIFQQIKVVILQNYRWDNSISNLQPTFIRQNILEYNTEAQALFPAQKEWRWVDLTSFRLQTDRVEKGDYTNTSQTLYIKPEGERKDLRYMYYRDFNGFYQLMNIEQNNPYWQGDYATVYFRYSTPDRKEIPNKDLYLFGELTNYELTNANRLQFNAETGMYETKQFLKQALYDYIYVTKDKTTKQISTEVTEGNWWEAENTYTILVYYKPLGGRADELVGMTQVNSLANRPNFNNNRIL from the coding sequence ATGCAACAGATAAAACGCCTTTTTGCTTTTCTTGTTTTGGGTTTGTTTTTCAGCAATACTGTGATGGCACAGGAAGCTGATAAAATTTACAAGAGCAATATCCGTTCGGTAAAGTTTCATGTAAAAGGCGATCAGCTCAGTTACCCGATTATACGTCTTAACAGTGGCGACCAGCTTGAACTGCATTTTGATGATATGGATGCTGATGTGAAATACTATTCTTACACCTTCACCCTTTGCAATGCCGATTGGACACAGGCCATGCTGAGCCAGTTCGATTATATGAAAGGCTTTTCAAATGTGCGTATCAATACTTACCGTAACTCTTCGCTTGTACTTACCCGTTACACACATTATACTGCCAACCTGCCCGACCGCAATACTACTCCAACACGTAGCGGCAATTATGTGTTGAAAGTATTTACCAATGGCGATACATCGCAGCTGGCTTTCACCAAACGTTTCCTGGTGATCGATCCAAAAGTTACTGCAGGTGCAAGCGTGGTGCAGCCATTTAATTCAACCGTGTTTAAAACACATCAGAAAACACAATTCAGTGTAAACGTGCAAAACATCAAACCCACAAATATTTTTCAACAGATAAAAGTGGTGATATTGCAGAACTACCGTTGGGACAACAGCATAAGCAATCTGCAGCCAACTTTTATCCGTCAGAATATTCTTGAATATAACACTGAAGCACAGGCATTGTTTCCAGCACAGAAAGAATGGCGCTGGGTTGATCTTACAAGTTTCCGTTTGCAAACCGATCGTGTAGAGAAAGGTGATTATACCAATACCAGTCAAACACTTTATATAAAACCTGAAGGCGAACGGAAAGATCTGCGTTACATGTATTACCGTGATTTCAATGGGTTTTACCAATTGATGAATATTGAGCAGAACAATCCTTACTGGCAGGGCGATTATGCAACGGTGTATTTCCGCTATTCAACTCCTGATCGTAAAGAAATACCCAACAAAGATCTATACTTGTTTGGTGAGCTTACCAATTACGAATTGACTAATGCCAACCGTTTACAATTTAATGCGGAGACAGGCATGTATGAAACCAAGCAGTTTTTGAAGCAGGCCCTGTACGATTATATTTACGTAACAAAAGATAAAACCACCAAACAGATCAGCACTGAAGTTACAGAAGGCAACTGGTGGGAAGCAGAAAATACTTACACGATCCTTGTTTATTACAAACCATTAGGCGGTCGTGCAGATGAATTGGTTGGCATGACCCAGGTGAACTCTTTAGCGAACCGACCAAACTTCAATAATAACCGGATATTGTAA
- a CDS encoding cryptochrome/photolyase family protein — protein sequence MSSVSLIFPHQLFKAHPALEKNRPVYLAEEWLFFRQYKFHKQKLVLHRASMQFYAQWLKDNGYEVNYIETTQAENDVRKLITSLVKQKITEIHIADVSDNWLLKRIKETCLQYKIKLIIHATPGFLNTMDEVADYFSKKKTYFQTDFYTHQRKLRKILLEKDGKPLGGKWTYDAENREKYPKKQTPPAVNFPKPNKYINEATAYVEKHFTDNYGSVDGPHFFVCSFEEAEQWLDDFIEQRFRQFGIYEDAIVTKEYILHHSVLTPMLNVGLLTPQQVLDKVLNEATKHNIPLNSLEGFVRQIMGWREFIRIVYEREGTKQRTTNYWQFKRKIPESFWNGTTGKLPIDETIKKVLKTGYCHHIERLMVLGNFMLLCEFDPDEVYRWFMELFIDAYDWVMVPNVYGMTQFADGGLMTTKPYISGSNYLMKMSDYEKGDWQEVWDGLFWRFMHVHRDFFLQNPRLGMLIKTFDKMPVEKQQTHLRNAEKFLQQLDQ from the coding sequence ATGAGTTCTGTTTCGTTGATTTTTCCTCACCAATTGTTCAAGGCGCATCCTGCGCTGGAGAAAAACCGTCCAGTGTATCTGGCAGAAGAATGGTTGTTTTTCCGTCAATACAAATTTCATAAGCAGAAGCTGGTGCTGCACCGTGCATCGATGCAGTTTTATGCACAATGGTTGAAGGATAATGGATACGAGGTGAATTATATTGAAACAACACAGGCTGAAAATGATGTTCGTAAGCTGATCACTTCATTGGTCAAACAAAAGATCACTGAAATTCATATTGCTGATGTCTCTGACAACTGGTTGTTGAAACGCATCAAAGAAACATGTCTGCAGTACAAGATCAAACTCATCATTCATGCAACACCGGGCTTTTTGAATACAATGGATGAAGTAGCTGATTACTTCAGCAAAAAGAAAACTTATTTCCAAACCGATTTTTATACGCATCAACGCAAGCTGCGAAAGATATTATTAGAGAAAGATGGCAAACCACTCGGCGGCAAATGGACCTACGATGCAGAGAACCGGGAAAAATATCCGAAGAAACAAACGCCACCGGCTGTCAATTTTCCAAAACCAAACAAGTATATCAACGAAGCAACGGCCTATGTAGAAAAGCATTTTACTGATAACTATGGTTCTGTTGATGGGCCACATTTTTTTGTTTGCAGTTTTGAAGAAGCGGAGCAATGGCTCGATGACTTTATTGAACAACGTTTTAGGCAATTCGGCATTTATGAAGATGCGATTGTAACGAAAGAGTATATCCTGCATCACTCGGTATTAACGCCCATGCTTAACGTGGGCTTGCTAACACCACAACAGGTATTGGATAAAGTGTTGAACGAAGCAACGAAGCATAATATCCCACTCAACTCACTGGAAGGATTTGTACGACAGATCATGGGCTGGCGTGAGTTCATACGAATTGTGTACGAACGTGAAGGAACAAAACAACGCACTACCAACTACTGGCAGTTCAAACGAAAAATACCCGAGAGTTTCTGGAACGGCACTACGGGTAAATTACCCATAGATGAAACAATTAAGAAAGTATTGAAGACGGGTTACTGTCACCACATTGAACGTTTGATGGTGTTGGGCAATTTTATGTTGCTCTGCGAATTTGATCCCGATGAAGTGTATCGCTGGTTCATGGAACTGTTTATTGATGCCTATGATTGGGTGATGGTGCCGAATGTGTATGGCATGACGCAGTTTGCAGATGGCGGATTGATGACCACAAAACCTTACATCAGCGGCAGTAATTATTTAATGAAGATGAGTGATTATGAAAAAGGTGATTGGCAAGAGGTTTGGGATGGTTTGTTCTGGCGGTTTATGCATGTACACCGGGATTTCTTTTTACAGAACCCAAGATTAGGTATGTTGATCAAAACATTTGATAAGATGCCGGTTGAAAAACAGCAAACACATTTAAGAAACGCCGAAAAGTTTTTACAACAACTCGACCAATGA
- a CDS encoding FAD-binding domain-containing protein, whose protein sequence is MISFATDYSSILERIEIVDPIRYGKTRNFIDGDVTYLSPYISRGVISVKQVKEIVLQKGYKHYQVEKFLQELAWREYFQRVWQAKGTAAINTALKQEQLDVKHTQMIGAVANASTGIEAIDQPISKLYETGYMHNHARMYTASVVCNVGKAHWHQPSKWMYYHLLDGDLASNNCSWQWVAAAFSSKKYYCNQENINKYCNSNQRKTFLDKSYDALPEMDIPDALQQTVDLSLNTELPNATAINIDPSKPVLVYNSYNLDPNWRKEEDVNRILLLEPSHFVNYPVSEKVLQFILDLSKNIEHIQLFVGEFDELMQLTGDAVIISKEHPAFEHYTGTKDRRDWMFPQVTGFFNSFFSYWKKCERYL, encoded by the coding sequence ATGATTTCGTTTGCTACAGACTACTCCTCTATTCTCGAACGTATTGAAATCGTTGACCCCATCCGTTACGGAAAAACGAGAAATTTTATTGATGGTGATGTTACGTATCTGTCGCCCTACATTTCACGTGGTGTGATCAGTGTAAAGCAGGTGAAAGAGATAGTACTGCAGAAAGGTTACAAGCATTACCAGGTAGAAAAATTTCTGCAGGAACTTGCCTGGCGTGAATATTTTCAACGGGTATGGCAGGCAAAAGGAACAGCTGCAATTAACACCGCATTGAAACAAGAACAGCTTGATGTAAAGCATACACAAATGATCGGTGCTGTTGCAAACGCATCAACAGGTATTGAAGCGATTGATCAACCGATCAGTAAACTGTATGAAACAGGTTACATGCACAATCATGCACGTATGTACACAGCATCCGTTGTATGTAATGTTGGCAAAGCACATTGGCATCAACCCAGTAAATGGATGTATTATCATTTACTAGATGGCGATCTGGCAAGTAATAACTGCAGCTGGCAGTGGGTTGCAGCAGCCTTCTCTTCCAAAAAATATTATTGCAACCAGGAAAACATCAACAAGTATTGCAACAGTAATCAACGAAAAACATTTTTGGATAAGAGTTATGATGCATTACCGGAGATGGATATCCCGGATGCGTTGCAGCAAACAGTTGATTTATCATTAAACACTGAGTTACCAAACGCAACTGCGATCAACATCGATCCATCAAAACCTGTATTGGTCTACAACTCCTATAACCTCGATCCCAATTGGCGAAAAGAAGAAGATGTCAACAGAATACTATTGTTAGAGCCATCGCATTTTGTTAACTACCCGGTGAGTGAAAAGGTGCTGCAGTTCATCCTTGATCTGTCGAAAAATATTGAGCACATCCAGCTTTTCGTGGGCGAGTTTGATGAACTGATGCAGTTAACTGGCGATGCGGTCATCATCTCCAAAGAACATCCGGCCTTTGAACATTATACGGGAACTAAAGACAGGCGTGACTGGATGTTTCCGCAGGTAACAGGTTTCTTCAATTCATTTTTCAGCTATTGGAAAAAATGTGAACGTTATTTATAA
- a CDS encoding SIR2 family NAD-dependent protein deacylase translates to MQKKKLVVLTGAGISAESGLRTFRDSDGLWKGYKIEDVATPRAWRKNPQLVLDFYNYRRKDVLNAQPNAAHIGLAELENDFDVTIITQNIDDLHERGGSTNILHLHGQILKMRSERDEHLIYDIKGDIMVGDKAEDGAQLRPHIVWFEEAVPMIEEAIPVVQQADFFAVVGTSLVVYPAAGLITVAADAIPKFIVDKKIPYTSAVQNITAIEKPATEGVRELRERLLSFL, encoded by the coding sequence ATGCAGAAAAAGAAATTGGTTGTACTCACTGGTGCAGGCATCAGTGCCGAAAGTGGTTTACGTACATTTCGTGACAGTGATGGTTTATGGAAAGGCTACAAGATAGAAGATGTAGCCACACCACGTGCATGGCGAAAGAATCCGCAACTGGTTCTTGATTTTTATAATTACAGAAGAAAGGATGTTTTGAATGCTCAACCGAATGCAGCACATATTGGTTTAGCTGAATTGGAAAATGATTTTGATGTAACCATCATCACCCAAAACATCGATGACCTGCACGAGCGTGGCGGCTCCACCAATATTCTTCACCTGCATGGACAGATATTAAAAATGCGTAGCGAACGTGATGAGCATTTGATCTATGATATTAAAGGTGATATAATGGTGGGCGATAAGGCGGAGGATGGCGCACAACTACGTCCGCATATTGTTTGGTTTGAAGAAGCAGTGCCGATGATTGAAGAAGCTATTCCTGTTGTTCAGCAAGCCGATTTTTTTGCAGTGGTTGGCACATCATTGGTTGTTTACCCGGCAGCTGGGTTAATTACGGTGGCAGCAGATGCAATTCCAAAATTCATTGTTGATAAAAAGATTCCTTACACATCGGCGGTGCAGAATATTACGGCAATCGAAAAACCGGCAACAGAAGGAGTGAGGGAATTACGGGAACGATTATTATCTTTCCTTTAA
- a CDS encoding TIGR03643 family protein, whose translation MNFTIEDKDRIIEMAWEDRTPFEAIELQFGLKEKDVIAFMRANSKPSSFRMWRKRMAGRSTKHIALRSDDVNRFKCNRQRSISMNKISKR comes from the coding sequence ATGAATTTTACAATAGAAGACAAAGACCGCATTATTGAAATGGCCTGGGAAGACCGCACTCCTTTTGAAGCCATTGAACTACAGTTTGGGTTAAAGGAAAAAGATGTCATTGCTTTTATGCGGGCCAACAGCAAACCATCGAGCTTTCGTATGTGGCGGAAACGCATGGCAGGTCGGTCTACAAAACACATAGCTTTACGGAGCGATGATGTGAACCGTTTTAAATGCAACCGTCAACGCAGCATCAGCATGAACAAAATCAGTAAAAGGTAA
- a CDS encoding DoxX family protein, translating to MRTYLPKIAVNLLGIFFVLGGINHFINPDFYLPLIPDYIPYHALLNYASGAGEVLAGIAVLIPSTRKLGCNAILFLLIAFLPSHIYFIQKGGCLSDSLCVPAWVAWVRLLVIHPVLIYWAYKCRTIK from the coding sequence ATGAGAACATATTTACCTAAAATCGCTGTTAATCTATTAGGCATTTTCTTTGTTCTCGGCGGCATCAATCATTTCATCAATCCTGATTTTTATTTGCCGTTGATACCCGATTACATTCCTTATCATGCACTGCTCAACTATGCAAGTGGCGCTGGTGAAGTTTTAGCAGGCATTGCTGTATTGATTCCATCAACAAGAAAACTTGGCTGCAATGCCATCCTGTTTTTACTGATCGCCTTTTTACCGTCACATATTTACTTTATTCAGAAAGGCGGATGCTTGAGCGATTCCTTGTGCGTACCTGCATGGGTAGCATGGGTTCGTTTGCTTGTTATACATCCTGTTTTAATCTATTGGGCGTACAAATGCCGTACAATTAAATAA
- a CDS encoding SDR family oxidoreductase yields MNILLTGANGYIGQRLIQLLLQEDHIIYCCVRNKERFDAEYRHPKIRIIEIDFLNPGAVQLPVELDVAFYLIHSLTSAAGTFEAEEQTCAENFNRLIKQTNTQQIIYLGGIVNAKHLSQHLSSRLHVESILKATNIPLTILRAGIIVGSGSASFEIIRDLTEKLPVMITPQWLNTKCQPIAVRNVLQYLMGVMLKESTYNHDFDIGGREVLSYKQMILQFAEVRGLKRYIYTLPVMTPRISSYWLYFLTSTSYPLAVNLVNSMKVDVICRPNDLEKELNIKPFTYKEAVSLAFEKIEQNMVVSSWKDAFSSSKTSLQLMQYMRVPEFGCYRDVKQREIKPEQVDAVLNKIWSIGGQTGWYYGNHLWLLRGFLDKLFGGVGLRRGRTNTNKIEAGDALDFWRVLVADKTQKRLLLYAEMKLPGEAWLEFRIMKLKNKLQLRQVATFRPKGIWGRLYWYSVVPFHYFIFNGMINQIVKEERQKV; encoded by the coding sequence ATGAATATCCTCCTTACAGGTGCCAATGGTTACATCGGCCAGCGACTCATCCAGTTGCTGTTGCAGGAGGATCACATCATCTATTGCTGTGTACGTAACAAAGAACGGTTTGATGCAGAGTATCGTCACCCGAAAATCCGCATTATCGAAATTGATTTTCTCAATCCGGGAGCAGTACAACTACCGGTCGAACTGGATGTAGCATTTTATCTCATTCATTCTTTAACATCAGCAGCCGGAACATTTGAAGCTGAAGAACAAACCTGTGCAGAAAACTTTAATCGACTTATCAAGCAAACCAATACGCAACAGATTATTTATCTCGGCGGTATTGTTAATGCCAAACATCTGTCCCAACATCTCTCCTCTCGTTTGCATGTAGAGAGTATTTTAAAAGCAACCAATATACCGTTAACTATTTTACGTGCAGGTATCATTGTGGGTTCGGGCAGTGCATCGTTTGAAATCATCCGTGATCTTACAGAGAAACTACCGGTCATGATCACCCCACAATGGCTCAATACAAAATGCCAGCCCATTGCAGTGCGGAATGTATTGCAGTACTTAATGGGTGTGATGTTGAAAGAATCTACTTATAATCATGATTTCGATATTGGAGGACGTGAAGTGCTTTCCTATAAACAAATGATCCTGCAGTTTGCTGAAGTTCGTGGATTGAAGCGATACATCTATACCTTACCCGTCATGACGCCACGCATTTCGTCTTATTGGTTGTACTTTCTTACGTCCACTTCTTATCCGCTTGCCGTGAACCTGGTAAACAGCATGAAAGTAGATGTGATTTGCAGACCGAATGATCTGGAAAAAGAACTCAACATAAAACCATTTACGTATAAAGAAGCGGTTTCACTTGCGTTTGAAAAAATTGAACAGAACATGGTGGTGAGCAGCTGGAAGGATGCATTCAGCAGCAGCAAAACATCCTTGCAGTTAATGCAATACATGCGGGTGCCTGAGTTTGGTTGTTACAGAGATGTAAAACAACGGGAGATCAAACCAGAGCAGGTTGATGCGGTACTGAATAAGATCTGGAGCATTGGTGGACAAACCGGTTGGTATTACGGTAATCATCTCTGGCTGCTACGTGGTTTTCTTGATAAGTTATTTGGAGGTGTTGGTCTTCGTCGTGGTCGTACCAATACAAACAAAATTGAAGCCGGTGATGCATTGGATTTCTGGCGGGTACTTGTTGCGGATAAAACACAAAAACGTTTGCTGTTGTATGCTGAAATGAAATTGCCCGGTGAAGCGTGGCTGGAGTTCCGCATTATGAAGTTGAAAAATAAACTACAGTTAAGGCAGGTTGCAACCTTTCGTCCAAAAGGGATCTGGGGTCGATTATATTGGTACAGCGTAGTACCGTTTCATTATTTTATTTTCAATGGAATGATCAATCAAATTGTAAAGGAAGAGCGTCAAAAAGTATGA
- a CDS encoding SRPBCC family protein, with amino-acid sequence MATFSLKTVQQIPVDIETAWEFFSNPANLQKITPNDLGFKILSKHHGAKMYPGQIIEYKVKPVLGIPVYWMTEITHVKDMEFFVDEQRFGPYQLWHHQHHFKIIDGGVEMTDIVHYRNPLGFLGNIANTLFVKAQLKKIFQYRIKVVEEMFGKWPTAQTNSVEFHKAA; translated from the coding sequence ATGGCAACGTTCTCGTTAAAAACTGTACAACAGATTCCTGTTGATATAGAAACGGCCTGGGAATTCTTTTCCAATCCGGCAAATCTGCAAAAGATCACACCAAATGATCTTGGTTTCAAAATTCTTTCGAAACATCACGGTGCAAAAATGTATCCGGGACAGATCATCGAATACAAAGTGAAGCCTGTACTTGGAATTCCTGTTTACTGGATGACAGAGATCACTCATGTAAAGGACATGGAGTTTTTTGTAGATGAACAACGTTTTGGTCCCTACCAGCTGTGGCATCATCAACATCATTTTAAAATCATTGATGGTGGTGTGGAGATGACGGATATTGTACATTACCGCAACCCACTTGGCTTTTTAGGCAACATCGCTAATACATTATTTGTGAAAGCACAGCTGAAGAAAATTTTTCAATACAGGATCAAAGTTGTAGAAGAAATGTTTGGTAAATGGCCAACAGCACAAACGAACAGTGTGGAATTTCATAAAGCAGCATAA
- a CDS encoding GIY-YIG nuclease family protein, protein MIVVYVIESLTDNTWYTGMAKDVEHRLVEHNAGKNRFTKGHRPWKIIYIETHPDWASARLREKYLKSAAGKRWLTNYFHSQGCKGSLPE, encoded by the coding sequence ATGATTGTTGTATACGTAATAGAAAGTTTAACTGATAATACATGGTATACCGGCATGGCAAAAGATGTTGAACATAGATTAGTTGAGCACAATGCCGGGAAAAACAGATTTACAAAAGGACATCGCCCCTGGAAAATTATTTACATCGAAACACATCCTGATTGGGCTTCTGCGAGATTAAGGGAAAAGTACTTGAAATCAGCAGCAGGTAAACGTTGGTTGACGAATTATTTCCATTCGCAAGGATGTAAAGGTTCCCTGCCCGAATGA
- a CDS encoding flavin reductase family protein, producing MAFYSLSTIQSWERFYRGNFINSLSGFKSASLIATVSKEGKSNLAIFSNVVHIGADPALIGFVNRPKEAAPHTLSNIEATGQYTINLIPANLVEKAHQTSAKYAESEFNAVGLTEELTEHSKAPFVFESPVKYAMELKEIIPIKFNNTFFVIGAVTGVFIDDQILASDGFLDLEKANIITSLGIDGYYATEKLARYSYAKPGKELTRID from the coding sequence ATGGCTTTTTACAGTCTTTCAACTATTCAGAGTTGGGAACGTTTTTACAGAGGTAATTTCATTAACAGTCTAAGCGGTTTTAAAAGTGCCAGTTTAATTGCCACAGTTAGTAAAGAGGGTAAAAGTAATCTCGCCATCTTCAGCAATGTTGTACATATCGGTGCCGATCCTGCATTAATTGGTTTTGTCAACCGGCCAAAAGAAGCTGCTCCGCACACACTCAGTAATATAGAAGCAACAGGACAGTATACCATCAATCTTATTCCTGCAAATCTGGTTGAGAAGGCTCATCAAACAAGTGCAAAGTATGCAGAGAGTGAATTTAACGCTGTTGGTTTAACAGAAGAATTAACGGAACACAGCAAAGCGCCATTTGTGTTTGAAAGTCCGGTGAAGTATGCCATGGAATTAAAAGAGATCATTCCCATCAAATTCAACAATACATTTTTTGTGATCGGTGCTGTTACAGGAGTGTTCATTGATGATCAGATTTTGGCATCCGATGGCTTTCTCGACTTAGAAAAAGCCAACATCATCACCTCACTCGGCATTGATGGTTATTATGCAACGGAGAAGCTGGCAAGGTACAGTTATGCAAAACCCGGCAAAGAACTCACCCGCATCGATTAA
- the fsa gene encoding fructose-6-phosphate aldolase translates to MKFFIDTADLSQIKEANELGILDGVTTNPSLMAKVGIKGTDAITQHYKTICEMVDGDISAEVISTDFAGIVEEGKKLAAIHPNIVVKVPMIKDGIKALKYFSDNGIKTNCTLVFSAGQAILAAKAGATYVSPFIGRIDDGGWDGMALIGQIANIYSLQGFETEILAASIRTPLHIIQAAELGANVCTCPLSSILGLLKHPLTDIGLAQFLEDAKKFQ, encoded by the coding sequence ATGAAATTTTTCATTGACACAGCAGACCTTTCACAAATTAAGGAAGCGAACGAATTAGGTATTCTTGATGGTGTTACTACCAACCCATCGTTAATGGCTAAAGTGGGCATTAAAGGAACCGATGCAATTACGCAACACTACAAAACCATTTGCGAAATGGTTGATGGTGATATCAGCGCAGAAGTGATCAGTACCGATTTTGCAGGCATAGTAGAAGAAGGGAAAAAACTGGCTGCTATTCACCCGAACATTGTGGTGAAAGTGCCAATGATCAAAGATGGTATCAAAGCCCTGAAATATTTTAGCGATAACGGTATTAAAACCAACTGTACGTTAGTATTCAGCGCAGGCCAGGCAATTCTTGCTGCTAAAGCAGGAGCTACTTATGTATCTCCGTTTATTGGTCGTATTGATGATGGCGGTTGGGATGGTATGGCATTGATTGGCCAGATCGCTAACATTTATTCATTACAAGGTTTTGAAACAGAAATTCTTGCTGCATCTATCCGCACACCGTTGCACATTATCCAGGCAGCTGAATTAGGTGCAAATGTTTGTACCTGTCCGTTAAGTTCAATACTGGGTTTGTTAAAACACCCGTTAACTGATATTGGCTTGGCGCAATTTTTAGAAGATGCAAAAAAGTTTCAATAA